In Solanum stenotomum isolate F172 chromosome 6, ASM1918654v1, whole genome shotgun sequence, one DNA window encodes the following:
- the LOC125867718 gene encoding transcription factor MTB2 yields the protein MTMLWSDEDKTMVAAVLGTKAFDYLMSSLVSAECSLMAMGSDENLQNKLSDLVERPNASNFSWNYAIFWQISRSKLGELVLGWGDGCCREAREGEESELTRILNLRLADEAQQRMRKRVLQKLHMFFGGTDEDNYVFGLDKVTDTEMFFLASMYFSFPRGQGGPGKCFSAGKHVWLSDIMRSSVDYCSRSFLMKSAGMQTVVLIPTDIGVVELGSVRTIPESLELVHSIKSCFSLFLAQVRAKQAASVADVTEKKNGNNSMFPSSFPFEQSKGNPKIFGQNLKSGSTEFREKLAVRKPVDRPLEMYRNGNRAPIINTQNGVHPVAWASFGNVKPGNSVELYSPQAPPNNLREFVNGGREELRLNSLQHQKPGRMQIDFTNSRPVVSPVPTVESEHSDVEVSCKENHAGPADERRPRKRGRKPANGREEPLNHVEAERQRREKLNQRFYALRAVVPNISKMDKASLLGDAIAHITDMQKKIRDAEYELERQGSTSVDAADINIEAASDEVIVRARCPLGTHPVAKVVEAFKEVQVSVVESKLAVGNDTVYHTFVVKSSGSEQLTKEKLMAAFSGESNSL from the coding sequence ATGACTATGTTGTGGAGTGATGAGGATAAGACTATGGTGGCAGCTGTATTAGGAACAAAAGCTTTTGATTACTTGATGTCTAGTTTAGTTTCTGCTGAATGTTCTTTAATGGCAATGGGGAGTGATGAGAATTTGCAGAATAAGCTGTCAGATCTTGTGGAACGTCCGAATGCAAGTAATTTTAGTTGGAATTACGCCATTTTTTGGCAGATTTCGCGGTCTAAGTTGGGGGAGTTGGTGTTAGGATGGGGAGATGGTTGTTGTAGGGAAGCTAGGGAAGGAGAGGAATCTGAACTTACTAGGATTCTTAATCTACGCCTCGCTGATGAGGCTCAACAAAGGATGAGGAAAAGGGTTCTTCAGAAGTTGCATATGTTTTTTGGTGGAACAGATGAAGATAATTATGTGTTTGGATTGGATAAAGTCACCGATACTGAAATGTTCTTTCTTGCTTCAATGTACTTTTCGTTTCCTCGAGGGCAAGGTGGTCCAGGGAAGTGTTTTAGTGCTGGTAAACATGTGTGGTTATCGGATATTATGAGGTCGTCTGTAGATTATTGTTCTAGATCTTTTCTGATGAAGTCTGCTGGTATGCAAACAGTTGTTTTGATCCCAACTGATATAGGGGTAGTGGAATTGGGATCTGTACGAACTATACCAGAAAGTTTGGAGCTTGTACATTCAATAAAATCTTGCTTCTCGTTGTTTTTGGCACAAGTTAGGGCTAAGCAAGCGGCATCTGTAGCAGATGTAActgagaaaaaaaatggaaacaatTCTATGTTTCCCAGCTCTTTTCCTTTTGAGCAGTCAAAGGGAAATCCTAAGATTTTTGGGCAGAATTTAAAATCTGGTTCTACCGAGTTTAGGGAAAAACTTGCTGTCAGGAAACCGGTGGATAGGCCACTGGAAATGTACAGAAATGGAAACAGGGCTCCCATCATAAATACACAAAATGGTGTACACCCCGTAGCATGGGCTTCATTTGGTAATGTGAAGCCAGGGAACTCCGTGGAGCTCTATAGTCCTCAGGCACCACCAAACAACTTACGAGAGTTTGTCAATGGTGGAAGGGAAGAGCTCCGGTTAAATAGCCTCCAGCATCAAAAGCCTGGTAGAATGCAAATAGATTTCACCAACTCAAGACCCGTTGTTTCTCCAGTGCCCACTGTTGAATCCGAGCATTCAGATGTTGAAGTTTCATGTAAGGAAAACCATGCAGGACCAGCTGATGAAAGGAGGCCTCGAAAGCGTGGAAGAAAACCAGCCAATGGAAGGGAAGAGCCCCTCAATCATGTAGAAGCTGAGAGGCAACGGAGGGAAAAGCTGAACCAGCGGTTCTATGCATTACGAGCTGTTGTTCCAAATATTTCCAAAATGGACAAAGCTTCCCTCTTAGGAGATGCCATTGCTCACATCACTGACATGCAGAAGAAGATTAGGGACGCGGAATATGAGCTGGAAAGGCAAGGAAGCACCTCTGTGGATGCAGCTGATATCAACATTGAAGCTGCCAGTGATGAAGTCATTGTAAGAGCTAGATGCCCACTGGGAACCCATCCTGTAGCAAAAGTCGTTGAAGCGTTCAAAGAGGTACAGGTCAGCGTTGTTGAGTCAAAACTTGCCGTGGGGAATGATACAGTATATCATACATTTGTGGTCAAGTCCAGTGGATCCGAACAGCTAACGAAGGAAAAGCTAATGGCTGCATTTTCTGGTGAATCAAACTCTCTCTAG
- the LOC125867267 gene encoding uncharacterized protein LOC125867267, which produces MTYPIIQKDIVTACKIETIKVILEKLNSDYFALLVDESFDISRKEQMASALSLERLIDIIHIQDTSALSLKEAIVNLLAQHSLSPSSVSGQCYDGENNIQGEVNGLKMFIRQESRSAHSIHCFSHQLQLTLVGVSKKYVEVEKLVVLVSNIFNVLGSSFKRMDDLRDSQKVAIQDALDMGELTIGKDLNQQLDLSRACDTHWGSHYKSFNNFILMFGSILEVLELLALDARSMDERAKATGHLESC; this is translated from the coding sequence ATGACTTATCCAATaattcaaaaagatattgtgACTGCATGCAAGATAGAAACAATTAAAGTTATTCTCGAGAAACTAAATAGTGACTATTTTGCCTTACTAGTTGATGAATCTTTTGATATTTCACGCAAGGAGCAAATGGCTAGTGCATTATCCCTGGAGCGACTTATTGACATTATTCATATTCAAGATACTAGTGCATTATCCCTGAAAGAGGCAATTGTTAATTTACTTGCTCAACATTCTTTGAGTCCATCAAGTGTGTCTGGACAATGTTACGATGGGGAAAACAATATTCAAGGTGAAGTCAATGGACTTAAAATGTTCATTAGGCAAGAAAGTAGATCGGCTCATTCTATACATTGTTTTTCTCATCAACTTCAACTAACTCTTGTTGGGGTCTCTAAAAAGTATGTTGAAGTGGAAAAACTTGTAGTATTGgtctcaaatatttttaatgtattggGATCTTCTTTTAAGCGTATGGATGACTTACGAGATTCTCAAAAAGTAGCAATTCAAGATGCATTAGATATGGGTGAACTGACAATTGGTAAGGACTTAAATCAACAACTTGATCTTTCAAGAGCTTGTGATACTCATTGGGGATCTCATTATAAATCCTTTAACAATTTTATTCTTATGTTTGGTTCtattcttgaagttcttgaattacttGCTCTTGATGCACGAAGTATGGATGAAAGAGCCAAGGCAACGGGGCATCTTGAATCTTGTTGA
- the LOC125867268 gene encoding uncharacterized protein LOC125867268, giving the protein MLHLMRDVLAITNELNKCLQTKEQDVANAFPLVEVAKKSSLRSRRRLAHYTVLHHYRVEVFCNIIDWQLQELNDCFNEVAIDLLHGIACLIPINSFSSFDSKKIMRMAKLYLDDFDEFNMDTLENQLASYIVDVVCDVDERFSDLNGLCNLSKRLVQIKKYPNYPLVFRLVKLALLLPVATASVERAFSAMKFIKNDLRSQMSDDFFSGCLVPFVEKDVFDSIPNDAIIKTFQDMKPRRVQL; this is encoded by the exons ATGTTGCATTTGATGAGAGATGTATTAGCAATCACAAATGAGCTCAATAAATGCTTACAAACAAAGGAGCAAGATGTTGCAAATGCCTTCCCACTTGTTGAAGTAGCAAAGAAAAG CTCTTTAAGATCACGGCGAAGACTTGCTCACTATACAGTCTTACATCATTATCGTGTTGAAGTGTTTTGCAATATTATTGATTGGCAACTTCAAGAGCTTAATGACTGTTTTAATGAGGTAGCTATTGATTTGCTCCATGGAATTGCTTGTTTGATTCCAATTAACTCGTTTTCAAGTTTTGACAGCAAAAAAATAATGAGGATGGCTAAATTATATCTAgatgattttgatgaatttaATATGGATACTCTTGAGAATCAACTTGCAAGTtacattgttgatgttgtttgTGATGTTGATGAAAGGTTCTCTGATCTAAATGGACTTTGTAATCTTTCCAAAAGATTagtccaaataaaaaaatatccaaattATCCTCTAGTGTTCCGCTTAGTGAAACTTGCTCTACTTCTACCAGTTGCCACTGCATCCGTTGAAAGAGCTTTTTCGGCAATGAAGTTTATCAAGAATGACTTGCGAAGTCAAATGAGTGATGATTTTTTTAGTGGTTGTTTGGTGCCTTTTGTAGAAAAAGATGTATTTGATAGTATTCCTAATGATGCTATAATTAAGACATTTCAAGATATGAAACCTCGTAGAGTACAATTGTAA
- the LOC125867269 gene encoding uncharacterized protein LOC125867269 — MDDLRDSQKVVIQDALDMSELTTGRDLNQQLGLSRACDTRWGSHYKSFNNFILMFSSILEVLELLALDARSMDERAKATGHLESCRTFEVAFMLHLMRDLLAITNELNKCLQRKEQDVANVMLLVEVAKKRLQPYVSSLRSRRRLAHYTVLHHYRVEVFCNIIDWQLQELNDRFNEVATNLLHGIACLIPINSFSSFDSKKIMRMTQLYPDDFDEFNMDTLENQLASYIIDVCDVDERFSDINGLCNLSKRLVQMKKYPNYPLVFRLVKLALLLPVATASVERAFFGNEVYRE; from the exons ATGGATGACTTACGAGATTCTCAAAAAGTAGTAATTCAAGATGCATTAGATATGAGTGAACTGACAACTGGTAGGGACTTGAATCAACAACTTGGTCTTTCAAGAGCTTGTGATACTCGTTGGGGATCTCATTATAAATCCTTTAACAATTTTATTCTTATGTTTAGTTCtattcttgaagttcttgaattacttGCTCTTGATGCACGAAGTATGGACGAAAGAGCCAAGGCAACGGGACATCTTGAATCTTGTCGAACATTTGAGGTTGCGTTCATGTTGCATTTGATGAGAGATCTATTAGCAATCACAAACGAGCTCAATAAATGCTTACAAAGAAAGGAGCAAGATGTTGCAAATGTAATGCTACTTGTTGAAGTAGCAAAGAAAAGATTGCAA CCATATGTTAGCTCTTTAAGATCACGACGAAGACTTGCTCACTATACAGTCTTACATCATTACCGTGTTGAAGTGTTTTGCAATATTATTGATTGGCAACTCCAAGAGCTTAATGATCGTTTTAATGAGGTAGCTACTAATTTGCTCCATGGAATTGCTTGTTTGATTCCAAttaactcattttcaagtttTGACAGCAAAAAAATAATGAGGATGACCCAATTATATCCAgatgattttgatgaatttaATATGGATACTCTTGAGAATCAACTTGCAAGTTACATTATTGATGTTTGTGATGTTGATGAAAGGTTCTCTGATATAAACGGACTTTGTAATCTTTCCAAAAGATTAGtccaaatgaaaaaatatcCAAATTATCCTCTAGTGTTCCGCTTAGTGAAACTTGCTCTACTTCTACCAGTTGCCACTGCATCCGTTGAAAGAGCTTTTTTCGGCAATGAAGTTTATCGAGAATGA